In Natrinema amylolyticum, the following are encoded in one genomic region:
- a CDS encoding acylphosphatase — protein sequence MAGRTRAHVFVSGTVQGVYYRANTRDTAREKGVDGWVKNLDDGRVEAIFEGPEDAVEEMIEWCHTGSPAAEVEDVEAEYEEPQGEDGFEIRY from the coding sequence ATGGCAGGTCGAACACGCGCACACGTCTTCGTCTCGGGGACGGTACAGGGCGTCTACTACCGCGCGAACACCCGCGATACGGCGCGAGAGAAGGGGGTCGACGGCTGGGTGAAGAATCTGGACGACGGACGGGTCGAAGCGATCTTCGAGGGCCCGGAGGACGCCGTCGAGGAGATGATCGAGTGGTGTCACACGGGCAGTCCCGCGGCCGAGGTCGAAGACGTCGAGGCCGAGTACGAGGAACCGCAGGGGGAGGACGGCTTCGAAATTCGGTACTGA
- a CDS encoding DUF3784 domain-containing protein, with amino-acid sequence MANGPVLSLLITAGLVAVLGILIKYGGMVQLIAGYDPDRVTDEAGLAEFIGTNTLYVAALIFLVALVEYAEPFDDSEAVWIGFAVGVAGLAARMIVGARRYEEPA; translated from the coding sequence ATGGCCAACGGACCAGTCCTCTCCCTCCTGATCACTGCGGGACTCGTCGCCGTCCTGGGGATCCTGATCAAATACGGCGGGATGGTCCAGCTGATAGCGGGCTACGATCCGGATCGGGTGACCGACGAAGCGGGGCTGGCAGAGTTTATCGGAACGAACACGCTGTACGTCGCGGCGCTGATCTTCCTCGTCGCCCTGGTCGAGTACGCGGAGCCGTTCGACGACTCCGAAGCGGTCTGGATCGGATTCGCGGTCGGCGTCGCCGGTCTCGCCGCTCGAATGATAGTCGGCGCTCGTCGCTACGAGGAACCGGCGTAG
- a CDS encoding GLUG motif-containing protein yields the protein MGLRRRGVLSLLGGSLLTGIAAGSVSSTATQETNISELSGSGTEADPYVVTTASELQAINDDLAAHYELDGDIDASATAEWNGGDGFKPIGSTETEFTGTFDGHNHTITGLTIHRSEGGSLFHTINNATIERVSLTDVEIQDGAGGAGLVGVSRTGTIRDVSVSGTVTGEQLAAGVAVHNVEGGTISEASAAGDIECIDAVAGGVVGVNHSEATIEKSSSEATVTGGQTAGGLVGVNANRAQIRDSYAVGDVTSDLIAGGLVGGNTGEATISKTYAANTVAAGDMVGGLLGYNTQNAIISASYWDTNLTDGPGVFDQQADSEVTGLTTAEMQGESATETMAELDFESTWAPVTEDYPKLETSNTTVNISKYINDNNVIGTDGLNTAVADYLKGHLTSEQFNTVVSFYLSGESVSHTF from the coding sequence ATGGGACTTCGTAGACGAGGGGTGCTATCCCTGCTAGGGGGATCGCTTCTAACTGGTATCGCGGCTGGGAGCGTCTCTTCCACCGCAACTCAGGAGACAAACATCTCCGAACTGTCAGGCAGCGGGACCGAGGCAGACCCGTATGTGGTTACGACTGCAAGTGAACTTCAGGCGATCAACGATGACCTTGCTGCCCACTACGAACTCGATGGGGATATCGATGCGAGCGCGACGGCCGAGTGGAACGGCGGTGACGGCTTCAAGCCGATCGGAAGCACCGAAACTGAGTTTACCGGGACATTCGATGGACACAATCACACGATCACTGGGCTGACGATCCACCGTTCGGAGGGCGGCTCCCTATTCCATACGATCAATAATGCTACAATTGAACGTGTCTCCCTCACGGACGTCGAGATACAGGATGGCGCGGGGGGTGCCGGCCTCGTTGGTGTTTCTCGGACCGGTACTATACGAGATGTCTCGGTAAGTGGGACGGTTACCGGAGAACAGCTCGCTGCTGGAGTGGCCGTACATAATGTTGAAGGAGGGACGATCTCAGAGGCAAGCGCAGCTGGCGATATTGAGTGTATCGATGCCGTAGCTGGTGGTGTCGTTGGTGTAAACCATTCTGAAGCAACTATCGAAAAATCGTCATCAGAGGCGACAGTAACTGGCGGCCAAACTGCCGGCGGACTCGTCGGTGTGAACGCCAATCGAGCCCAGATCCGTGATTCATATGCAGTCGGAGACGTTACTTCAGATCTTATCGCCGGCGGGCTCGTCGGGGGGAATACCGGTGAGGCAACTATCTCAAAAACCTATGCTGCCAATACTGTGGCCGCCGGCGATATGGTAGGTGGGCTACTTGGGTACAACACCCAAAACGCGATTATTTCGGCATCATACTGGGATACCAATCTCACTGATGGTCCCGGGGTTTTCGACCAACAAGCTGATAGCGAGGTAACTGGATTGACAACCGCCGAGATGCAGGGTGAGAGCGCCACTGAGACGATGGCCGAACTTGATTTCGAATCAACATGGGCCCCGGTCACAGAGGATTACCCGAAACTGGAGACCTCCAACACGACTGTAAACATCAGCAAGTACATCAATGATAACAACGTCATCGGAACGGACGGTCTCAACACTGCAGTCGCTGACTATCTTAAGGGGCATCTCACTAGCGAGCAGTTTAATACAGTTGTCTCGTTCTATCTCTCTGGTGAGTCAGTGTCGCACACGTTTTGA
- a CDS encoding DNA-3-methyladenine glycosylase family protein, whose translation METGTIPIDDLGGGLDLYRTLESGQSYLWRREDGEMYTDSPAPGAWYATVVDGDVIRVRSHDGRLEWESTADAEPTVRRLLRLDDDLEAIVAAGPDDPLLREAYEAHRGMRLVRDPPFGCLISFICSAQMRVGRIHTMVSTLAREYGDEIEFGGETYHAFPTPAQLAAATEAELRELGLGYRAPYVVRTAEMVASGEAHPEEARGLEYEAAREYLTRFVGVGDKVADCVLLFSLGFDEAVPLDTWIKSAIEEYYPDCDRGSYAETSRALRERLGVSASDASGGSSDESDGGEYAGYAQTYVFHHIRTGGREI comes from the coding sequence ATGGAGACGGGGACCATCCCGATCGACGATCTCGGTGGGGGACTCGACCTGTATCGAACGCTCGAGAGCGGCCAGAGCTACCTCTGGCGGCGCGAGGACGGCGAGATGTACACGGACTCGCCGGCTCCCGGCGCGTGGTACGCGACGGTCGTCGACGGCGACGTGATCCGCGTCCGGAGCCACGACGGACGCCTCGAGTGGGAATCGACCGCCGACGCCGAACCGACCGTTCGCCGCCTGTTGCGCCTCGACGACGACCTCGAGGCGATCGTCGCGGCCGGGCCGGACGACCCGTTGCTCCGCGAGGCCTACGAGGCCCATCGCGGGATGCGGCTCGTTCGGGACCCGCCCTTCGGCTGTCTGATCTCGTTTATCTGCTCGGCACAGATGCGAGTCGGTCGCATTCACACGATGGTCTCGACGCTGGCCCGCGAGTACGGCGACGAGATCGAATTTGGCGGCGAGACCTATCACGCGTTCCCGACGCCGGCACAGCTCGCGGCGGCGACCGAGGCCGAACTGCGCGAACTGGGGCTGGGCTACCGCGCCCCCTACGTCGTTCGGACGGCCGAGATGGTGGCGAGCGGCGAGGCCCACCCCGAGGAAGCGCGAGGCCTCGAGTACGAGGCCGCGCGGGAGTACCTGACACGGTTCGTCGGCGTCGGCGACAAGGTGGCCGACTGCGTACTCCTCTTCTCGCTGGGCTTCGACGAAGCCGTTCCGTTGGATACGTGGATCAAGTCGGCGATCGAGGAGTACTATCCCGATTGCGATCGCGGCTCCTATGCCGAGACCTCGCGGGCGCTTCGCGAGCGGCTCGGCGTCTCCGCGAGCGACGCGAGCGGAGGCTCGTCGGACGAGTCCGACGGCGGCGAGTACGCGGGCTACGCCCAGACGTACGTCTTCCACCACATCAGAACTGGCGGAAGAGAGATTTAA
- a CDS encoding DUF555 domain-containing protein — protein MDCRVVVEAAVPVFDVETEDEAIRIAISKTGEMLNPDLNYVEINMGERTSPSGEELPPAFIAADEALVALELEMTVFNVEREEHASRIARKEIGQLLENIPLEVKQIDVLEDEDDEAAETTDESSDADEADEQTETTDTSAAGTDDEEDEDEEILPEFEDLVE, from the coding sequence ATGGATTGCAGGGTTGTCGTCGAAGCTGCCGTGCCGGTATTCGACGTTGAAACGGAGGACGAGGCGATCCGTATCGCCATCTCGAAGACGGGCGAGATGCTGAACCCTGACCTCAATTACGTCGAGATCAATATGGGCGAGCGCACCTCACCGTCGGGCGAGGAGCTCCCGCCCGCGTTCATCGCGGCCGACGAAGCGCTCGTCGCGCTCGAACTGGAGATGACCGTCTTCAACGTCGAGCGCGAGGAACACGCCTCGCGTATCGCCCGGAAAGAGATCGGCCAACTCCTCGAGAACATCCCGCTCGAGGTCAAACAGATCGACGTGCTCGAAGACGAGGACGACGAAGCGGCGGAGACGACCGACGAGTCGTCGGACGCCGATGAGGCGGACGAGCAGACCGAAACGACGGACACCTCGGCCGCTGGAACCGACGACGAAGAGGACGAAGACGAGGAAATCCTCCCCGAATTCGAGGACCTCGTCGAGTAA
- a CDS encoding UPF0058 family protein, whose translation MKKQELIHLHGLLAEVSNQCAAWEDCQIDLEEYESRGIRPTSIHKSKTDHKAAVFALAGGITTNMREEEQEAVAATAD comes from the coding sequence ATGAAGAAGCAGGAGCTCATTCACCTTCACGGCCTTCTCGCGGAGGTATCCAATCAGTGTGCAGCGTGGGAAGACTGTCAGATCGATCTCGAAGAATACGAGTCGCGGGGTATTCGACCGACATCGATTCACAAATCGAAAACCGATCACAAGGCCGCTGTTTTTGCGCTCGCCGGGGGAATTACGACGAACATGCGGGAAGAAGAGCAGGAAGCAGTCGCCGCAACTGCGGACTGA
- a CDS encoding transcription initiation factor IIB: protein MTDTSIRTYTNEQETESEEESTAVSDEQEHCPECGGRLISDDEHAETVCTDCGLVVEEDEIDRGPEWRAFDAAEKDEKSRVGAPTTNMMHDQGLSTNIGWQDKDAYGRSLSSRQRQKMQRLRTWNERFRTRDSKERNLKQALGEIDRMASALGLPENVRETASVIYRRALEEDLLPGRSIEGVATSSLYAAARQAGTPRSLDEISAVSRVEKMELTRTYRYIIRELGLEVKPADPEHYVPRFVSDLDLSDETERMARELLESARQEGVHSGKSPVGLAAAAVYAAALLTNEKVTQNEVSEVASISEVTIRNRYKELLEASDTAAPA, encoded by the coding sequence ATGACAGACACAAGCATCCGAACCTATACGAACGAGCAAGAGACCGAATCCGAGGAGGAAAGCACGGCGGTATCCGACGAGCAGGAACACTGTCCGGAGTGTGGCGGTCGACTGATCTCGGACGACGAACACGCCGAGACGGTCTGTACGGACTGCGGTCTCGTCGTCGAGGAAGACGAGATCGACCGCGGCCCCGAATGGCGGGCGTTCGACGCCGCCGAGAAGGACGAGAAGTCCCGCGTCGGTGCACCGACGACCAACATGATGCACGACCAGGGGCTCTCGACGAACATCGGCTGGCAGGACAAGGACGCCTACGGCCGCTCGCTCTCGAGTCGCCAGCGCCAGAAGATGCAGCGCCTTCGCACCTGGAACGAGCGGTTCCGCACCCGCGACTCCAAGGAGCGCAACCTGAAGCAGGCACTCGGCGAGATCGACCGGATGGCCAGCGCGCTCGGCCTTCCGGAGAACGTCCGAGAGACTGCCAGCGTCATCTACCGGCGCGCGCTCGAGGAGGACCTCCTGCCGGGTCGCTCGATCGAAGGCGTCGCAACGTCCTCGCTGTACGCCGCCGCTCGCCAGGCCGGCACGCCGCGCAGTCTCGACGAGATCTCGGCCGTCTCCCGCGTCGAGAAGATGGAACTGACCCGCACGTACCGCTACATCATCCGGGAACTCGGCCTCGAGGTCAAGCCGGCCGACCCCGAACACTACGTGCCGCGGTTCGTCAGCGATCTGGATCTCTCCGACGAGACCGAGCGTATGGCCCGCGAACTGCTCGAGTCGGCCCGTCAGGAGGGCGTTCACAGCGGCAAGTCCCCGGTCGGCCTCGCGGCCGCCGCGGTCTACGCCGCTGCGCTCCTGACTAACGAGAAGGTCACCCAGAACGAGGTCAGTGAGGTCGCGAGCATCTCCGAAGTGACCATCCGCAACCGGTACAAGGAACTGCTCGAGGCCTCGGACACGGCCGCGCCCGCCTAA
- a CDS encoding DUF357 domain-containing protein, whose translation MAADLEEKTDRYGELLAEALEEATVAPPEGTPMAEAAADCYEMAASYLDDGNHFRERDDLVNALASFSYGHAWLDAGARVGLFDVPREGHLFTVE comes from the coding sequence ATGGCTGCCGATCTCGAGGAGAAGACGGACCGGTACGGCGAGTTGCTCGCGGAGGCGCTCGAGGAGGCCACGGTCGCGCCCCCCGAGGGAACCCCGATGGCCGAGGCGGCCGCCGACTGTTACGAGATGGCGGCGTCGTACTTGGACGACGGCAATCACTTCCGGGAGCGAGACGACCTCGTCAATGCACTCGCCTCGTTTTCATACGGGCACGCGTGGCTCGACGCGGGAGCCCGCGTCGGGTTGTTCGACGTGCCGAGAGAGGGCCATCTCTTCACCGTCGAATAA
- a CDS encoding DUF7282 domain-containing protein: protein MLAGTAGAAGAANASAPTAQEHDHAAVTIDAQTSGGSTVVVDEVTLPDGGFVTIHDSSLGDGAVLGSVVGSSAYLESGTHEDVTVYLEKPISEDDTLFAMPHTDSDEDRVYSFVSSNGEADGPYTADGDIVMESAEVTVSAGLEMSEQPTTGDSVVVDRVELAEGGFVTVHDGTIADGAVFESIRGTSDYLEAGVHENVRVSLDESLEGDETVYPMAHRDSNDNEAYDFATSEGADDGPYANANGDPVMAPTDVTVSDDATVSFEAQSSGGSAVVVDEVYVPEGGFVTIHDSTIADGAVFESIRGTSDYLEAGLHRDVVVHLDDELAADDTLFGMAHQDTNDNNKYDFPASEGAEDGPYTTDGDIVMDEGDVTVSAAVSASAQSSDGTTMTIDRVDLSEGGFVTVHDASLFEGDVFGSVVGTSDYLEAGTHENVEIMFDERLTASQTVVPMAHQDTNDNNKYDFPASEGTEDGPYTANGGAVVDTAKLSVPATVDATDQQSDGETITVDSVTLHDGGFVTIHDGTLADGAVFESVRGTSAYLGPGTHENVEIALDDPLTADGDVFAMAHRDTDGDETYDFLESEGAADGPYAAASGPIMSLAGVTVDDTETDEASMDDESMDDGESMEAEDDETDDESATDDSVPGFGIVAALVALLGAALIARRSH from the coding sequence ATGCTGGCCGGGACGGCGGGTGCTGCCGGCGCGGCGAACGCGTCGGCTCCCACGGCACAGGAACACGATCACGCGGCGGTTACCATCGACGCGCAGACGTCGGGCGGCTCGACGGTCGTCGTCGACGAGGTGACGCTCCCGGACGGCGGCTTCGTGACGATCCACGACAGCTCGCTGGGCGACGGTGCGGTGCTCGGTAGCGTCGTCGGCTCGAGTGCGTATCTCGAGTCTGGCACGCACGAGGACGTCACCGTCTACCTCGAGAAACCGATCTCGGAGGACGATACGCTGTTCGCGATGCCACACACCGACTCCGACGAGGATCGGGTGTACTCGTTCGTCTCGAGTAACGGCGAGGCAGACGGGCCCTACACTGCCGACGGTGACATCGTGATGGAGAGCGCCGAAGTTACCGTCTCGGCCGGCCTCGAGATGAGCGAGCAGCCGACGACCGGCGACAGCGTCGTCGTCGACCGCGTCGAGCTTGCGGAGGGCGGCTTCGTGACGGTCCACGACGGCACCATCGCGGACGGCGCGGTCTTCGAGAGCATCCGCGGGACGAGTGACTACCTCGAAGCCGGCGTTCACGAGAACGTTCGCGTTAGTCTCGATGAGTCCCTCGAGGGCGACGAGACGGTGTACCCGATGGCTCACCGGGATTCGAACGACAACGAGGCGTACGACTTCGCAACGAGTGAGGGAGCCGACGACGGGCCGTACGCGAACGCGAACGGTGACCCGGTGATGGCTCCCACTGACGTGACAGTGAGCGACGACGCGACCGTCTCGTTCGAGGCCCAATCCTCCGGCGGGAGCGCCGTCGTCGTGGACGAGGTCTACGTCCCCGAGGGCGGCTTCGTGACGATCCACGACAGCACCATCGCGGACGGTGCGGTCTTCGAGAGCATCCGCGGCACGAGCGACTACCTCGAGGCGGGACTCCACCGCGACGTCGTGGTCCACCTTGACGACGAACTCGCGGCAGACGATACGCTGTTCGGAATGGCACACCAGGATACGAACGACAACAACAAGTACGACTTCCCCGCCAGTGAGGGCGCTGAAGACGGCCCGTACACCACTGACGGCGACATCGTGATGGACGAGGGCGACGTGACGGTTTCGGCCGCCGTCTCCGCTTCAGCACAGTCGTCGGACGGCACCACGATGACGATCGATCGAGTCGACCTCTCCGAGGGCGGCTTCGTGACGGTTCACGACGCCAGCCTCTTCGAAGGAGACGTCTTCGGGAGCGTCGTCGGCACGAGCGACTACCTCGAGGCCGGCACGCACGAGAACGTTGAGATCATGTTCGACGAGCGACTGACGGCCAGTCAGACGGTCGTTCCGATGGCACACCAGGATACGAACGACAACAACAAGTACGACTTCCCCGCGAGTGAGGGTACCGAAGACGGCCCGTACACCGCGAACGGTGGCGCCGTCGTCGACACGGCCAAGCTGAGCGTTCCGGCGACCGTCGACGCGACCGACCAGCAGAGCGACGGGGAGACGATCACCGTCGATTCCGTCACCCTCCACGACGGCGGCTTCGTGACGATCCACGACGGCACGCTCGCGGACGGTGCGGTCTTCGAGAGCGTCCGCGGGACAAGCGCCTACCTCGGCCCCGGCACGCACGAAAACGTTGAAATCGCACTGGACGATCCGCTGACGGCTGACGGCGACGTCTTCGCCATGGCGCATCGAGATACCGACGGCGACGAAACGTACGACTTCCTCGAGAGCGAGGGCGCGGCGGACGGTCCCTACGCGGCTGCCAGCGGACCGATCATGTCGCTCGCCGGCGTGACGGTCGACGATACCGAGACGGACGAAGCGTCCATGGACGACGAATCGATGGACGACGGTGAATCAATGGAAGCGGAAGACGATGAGACGGACGACGAGTCGGCCACTGACGACAGCGTTCCCGGCTTCGGGATCGTTGCGGCACTCGTCGCCCTGCTCGGTGCAGCGCTGATCGCTCGACGAAGCCACTGA
- a CDS encoding ArsR/SmtB family transcription factor translates to MEAALWYVLTGTRGGTNRVRILNALDEQPRNANQLAESLELDYKTIRHHLDVLLENDILTKSGDDYGAIYLPTDRTRRHWETVERIIEKVE, encoded by the coding sequence ATGGAGGCGGCCCTGTGGTACGTGCTGACCGGCACTCGCGGCGGCACGAACCGCGTACGCATCCTCAACGCGCTCGACGAGCAACCGCGAAATGCGAACCAACTCGCGGAGTCCCTCGAACTCGATTACAAGACGATTCGACATCACCTCGACGTGCTCCTCGAGAACGACATCCTGACGAAGAGCGGCGACGATTACGGCGCTATTTACCTCCCGACGGATCGCACGCGCCGTCACTGGGAGACCGTCGAACGGATAATCGAGAAGGTGGAGTAA